The nucleotide window AACCCCAAAGGGAAAAAGGCTGGACGGCAACAAGAAAACATCCGTTTTCAACCCCCTGCTCCCGCAACAGTCTTGTGATCTCTTCTGACCGGGTTTTACTCACGGACAGTTCAGGAGTTCTGCCCACCGGTGAAATACCAAAAGATTCCAGCAGGCAGAGCAGATAGTCAACAACATGCTCATCAGGAGAATACTCACGATGCAGAAGAGGGGCGAAAACCCGGTTCCGCCACAACTTCCCATCTTCCGCATAAAAACCAATTCGCTGTTTCGCTCCTGAAAGAAGGCCCAGCATCGCTCCCCTTGTTCCCGTTCGCAGATCAACCGCCAACTCACATCGATGACAGCGAAGATCTCTAAAAAATCCTAGCTGATAGCGCAGTTCTTCCCAGAATGTTCTAGAGCTTTTCGCAACCACTGCCAAATGGTCAAGCCATGGGCAGTCTTCAAGCAACTCCGCGGCTTTCTCTTTTACGGCAACGACAATTCTTGACTCAGGAAAATTTTCCCGCAGCGCCCGAATACAGGGAGTCGTCAATACGACATCACCAATATCACCAAGCTGGATCAACAGGATACTGCTTGGATTGCCATGAATTTTCTAATTCCCCGAGATCATGGCAACAGCTTATTCAGGGCAACCCTGCAAGTGCCAGAAAAAAAGGTTCAGATAAAGCTCAAGCCGGCCCCTTATTCCCCGGTGAAGGCCAAGGGTCAGAATCATCCCCGCAATATTCAGAATGACATTATTCACCAGCCGGAGCACCACCAGAAGGCTCATCAAAAGCCAGACTTTCGGGAACCATTTCCGGAAATACAGATACCGTGAGCGATAGAACATCTTCCGAGCCTTCACATTATGCCCGGCACTCTGGCCCTGTAGGTGATATATTTTCGCATCCGGCACAAAACAGGATTTCCAGCCCGCCTTGTGCATGGAAAGAGCCCAATCGGTTTCTTCCATAAACACAAAATACCGTTCATCGAGAAGCCCAACTTCTTCCATTGCCTGTTTGCGCACCATAAGACATGCGCCGATGCAGGAATCAACAGTGATGGGTTTGGTGTATTCCCGACGTTTGCTGGGAAATCCTGCGGGGAACAACAGACGCAATATCGTCTCGTTGCAGAGGAGAGAAAGCGGGCTCGGAAAATTGGCGATTGAATTCTGCTTGCTACCATCACTATTGAGAAGCTGTCCGCAGGCCATTGCCGCATCCTCATTACCTTCCAGGAATGTGAACAGCCTGTGCACTGCCCCCTCAGTCAGGACCGTATCAGTACTCAAGAGCAAGGCGTATTTCCCCTGCATAACCCGCAACCCTTTGTTGTTACCGGCAGCGAACCCAAGGTTCCTGTCGTTTCGGATAATGCGCAATTGGGGGTATTTCTCACGAACAACATCAACACTGTCGTCCTTTGAAGCATTGTCGACCATCAACACCTCAATGCTTAACCCCTTGACGGTGTCATACAAGGCGGCCAGACAATCAAGCAGCAGGTCCCGTGTGTTCCAGTTAACTATAATTATTGAAACATCCATTCTATATCACCCGTCAGACTCCCAAAGCCCGGTTCATTGTCCATTTCATGCCAAAGACCTAAACCCGTGACGGCTTAGAAACCAATCACAGATCAACGAGTTTAAATTGGGTCGATAATTCCGGCCCAAGTCTTTTTACCAAAATCCACCCCGCCGCCCTTCAGGTAATTCGAAAACGGATTCAGGAAAGATTATTTTTAGAAAAGAATTTCCCAGTCCACTCAGATATTTCAGGCTACCCTCTTGGACTGTCTGTGCAGTTCACGCAGCTTGGCATATTTAAAGAACACATTCATACAATCCGAGATGGCCATAATAAACCCTTCCCCTCCATCAAGAAAACCTTTATTAAGGAAATAGTTTGCGACAAAAGCCCAGAGGGCACGACCGAAGGCTTTTGGCACAGAAGAAGACACTCCCTTCCTGAAAAGCTCCTCCGCGCCCGCTGAAGAGTATGCATTCACCTTGTCCAGGGTCTGCCGCAGACTTCTGTTGGCAAAATGAATGAGGGGTTGAGTTAGTTCTCCTGTCTCCCCATCCACTACCAGTGCCTCATGGACCAGTCGGGACGACATGTGTGCCCTCCCTTTTCTGAACAGGCGGACGACCCTGTCCGGCCACCAGCCGGCATGTTTCAACCATCTGCCACAGAAATAATTTTTTCTCGGCAGGCTGTAGGCCGCACATGATTCGGAAGAACCAAGCACATCTATTATTTCATCATATGCCTCGCGACTCACCCGCTCATCCGCATCAAGAACAAGAATCCACTCAGATGAGCAATAGTCAATGGCCGTCTGCTTCTGAATTCCAAAACCCTGCCATGGCACAGAATAAAAACATGCCCCATGTTCCACTGCAATCTCCTGAGTCCTGTCGGTACTGCCCGAGTCAACTATCACAACCTCGGAAGCAAATCCAACACTCTGCAGACAATCCGCAAGTCGCTCTTCTTCGTTAAGGGTTATAATTGCCACG belongs to Pseudomonadota bacterium and includes:
- a CDS encoding glycosyltransferase family 9 protein; the protein is MIQLGDIGDVVLTTPCIRALRENFPESRIVVAVKEKAAELLEDCPWLDHLAVVAKSSRTFWEELRYQLGFFRDLRCHRCELAVDLRTGTRGAMLGLLSGAKQRIGFYAEDGKLWRNRVFAPLLHREYSPDEHVVDYLLCLLESFGISPVGRTPELSVSKTRSEEITRLLREQGVENGCFLVAVQPFSLWGYKEWASENISSLIRWLIDEKMAIAIVTGAEHEHDRAQGIVDSCGVVGCYNLAGKTSIAMYAALLKKCDLFFGVDSLGSI
- a CDS encoding glycosyltransferase family 2 protein — encoded protein: MEVEPLPVSVAIITLNEEERLADCLQSVGFASEVVIVDSGSTDRTQEIAVEHGACFYSVPWQGFGIQKQTAIDYCSSEWILVLDADERVSREAYDEIIDVLGSSESCAAYSLPRKNYFCGRWLKHAGWWPDRVVRLFRKGRAHMSSRLVHEALVVDGETGELTQPLIHFANRSLRQTLDKVNAYSSAGAEELFRKGVSSSVPKAFGRALWAFVANYFLNKGFLDGGEGFIMAISDCMNVFFKYAKLRELHRQSKRVA
- a CDS encoding glycosyltransferase family 2 protein, encoding MDVSIIIVNWNTRDLLLDCLAALYDTVKGLSIEVLMVDNASKDDSVDVVREKYPQLRIIRNDRNLGFAAGNNKGLRVMQGKYALLLSTDTVLTEGAVHRLFTFLEGNEDAAMACGQLLNSDGSKQNSIANFPSPLSLLCNETILRLLFPAGFPSKRREYTKPITVDSCIGACLMVRKQAMEEVGLLDERYFVFMEETDWALSMHKAGWKSCFVPDAKIYHLQGQSAGHNVKARKMFYRSRYLYFRKWFPKVWLLMSLLVVLRLVNNVILNIAGMILTLGLHRGIRGRLELYLNLFFWHLQGCPE